A single window of Nicotiana tomentosiformis chromosome 1, ASM39032v3, whole genome shotgun sequence DNA harbors:
- the LOC104089449 gene encoding uncharacterized protein isoform X3, which yields MAMALRVRRLKEVYRLLPLIFPGSRCKLLVKESNLLPPLLNYSCADINTKCGDRFHQDQRYSTTLSEAVPEEPVVQLDFPSFIKSAIDKPEGPSHCWLNGIPDKKILKDGIFLVLVTGFLDGSSITEANFVSMLEKVKFLQQRYPFLQIIGYQGIEKIPLCSSDICSHLLGRTLKENIAFPLLLSYKDVLEIASEACYVMFKGLKSPSIYYGKEAEMVILDKAIKDFRAQESAAPKILTSTWVKPTDEFKAPPLCFPLRNLFLYFPGGISVDESGNRLFLSDSNHHRVIVLDGNGMILDSIGSPPGHEDGEFEYAKLKRPAASFYHAAEDCLYLVDSENHAIRRADMGRRVVETLYPRSKTNKNSSIWSLILGKLWPRNDLNAQSEELQPDTLLFPWHMLNSPNGDLLILNRSCETLWIMDLASGVIREVVKGFSNILEICEPLILEKSTLLNQMPSDWLQQQGDANYSSKRIPYLELMSSVTTFQDQMLICDTVGQTVLKLNRDSGSISSFQISNLGILGFPYWSSSPLERVCAADEALAANPIDHLESFNLLPGRVDIQLNVDIPEYVDLIEPLSENCVWRQVRGAATEICEADSTIMSSEKVGVAQQWYDEIDHLAFSTPEIESTIEEVSVSQGEEIPEGKIEISCSINTSPGTSEHI from the exons ATGGCTATGGCTCTTCGAGTTAGACGCCTGAAAGAAGTTTATAGGCTTCTCCCTCTCATTTTTCCTG GAAGCAGGTGTAAACTACTCGTAAAGGAGAGCAATTTGCTGCCGCCTCTTTTGAATTATTCATGTGCAGACATTAATACAAAGTGTGGAGACAGATTTCATCAGGATCAGAG GTATTCAACTACTTTATCAGAAGCAGTGCCAGAGGAGCCTGTTGTGCAACTCGATTTCCCCTCCTTCATTAAGTCTGCCATTGATAAACCTGAAG GCCCTTCTCATTGTTGGTTAAATGGAATTCCGGATAAGAAAATTTTGAAAGATGGCATCTTCCTAGTGCTCGTAACTGGATTCCTAGATGGTTCTTCAATCACTGAGGCAAACTTTGTTAGCATGCTTGAGAAAGTAAAGTTTCTCCAGCAGAG ATATCCTTTCCTTCAAATAATTGGTTACCAGGGTATCGAGAAGATCCCACTTTGCTCCAGTGATATATGCTCACATCTGCTTGGGAGAACCTTGAAGGAAAACATTGCTTTTCCTCTTCTGCTATCTTACAAGGATGTTCTGGAG ATAGCTAGTGAGGCCTGCTATGTGATGTTTAAAGGTTTGAAGAGTCCTTCAATCTATTATGGGAAGGAAGCAGAAATGGTGATTCTAGACAAAG CAATCAAGGATTTCAGAGCGCAAGAGAGTGCGGCCCCTAAGATCCTGACAAGCACATGGGTAAAGCCAACTGATGAATTCAAGGCACCACCTCTCTGTTTCCCCTTGCGAAACCTGTTTCTTTACTTTCCAG GTGGTATTTCAGTTGATGAGAGTGGCAATCGCCTTTTCCTTTCTGACTCCAATCACCATAGAGTTATTGTACTAGATGGCAATGGAATGATTTTAGACTCT ATTGGTTCTCCTCCTGGTCATGAAGATGGAGAATTTGAATATGCGAAGTTAAAGCGTCCGGCAGCTTCTTTTTATCATGCCGCTGAGGACTGCCTATATCTTGTGGACTCGGAG AATCATGCTATTAGGAGAGCTGATATGGGGAGGAGGGTTGTGGAGACTTTGTACCCAAGAagcaaaacaaataaaaatagTAGCATTTGGAGCTTGATATTGGGGAAGCTTTGGCCTAGAAACGATCTAAATGCACAGTCTGAAGAATTGCAGCCGGACACATTGCTGTTTCCGTGGCACATGCTGAATTCTCCAAATGGCGATCTCCTCATTTTAAACCGCAG CTGCGAGACATTGTGGATCATGGATTTAGCCTCTGGCGTTATCAGAGAGGTTGTTAAAG GATTTTCAAATATTTTGGAGATCTGTGAGCCATTGATCCTGGAGAAGTCTACGCTTTTGAATCAAATGCCTAGTGATTGGTTGCAGCAGCAAGGAGATGCAAATTACTCATCAAAGAGAATTCCATATCTTGAGCTTATGTCTTCTGTCACAACTTTTCAGGATCAGATGCTCATCTGTGATACAG TTGGTCAGACTGTATTAAAACTCAATAGAGACTCGGGTTCTATATCAAGCTTCCAGATCTCTAATTTGGGGATCCTTGGGTTTCCTTACTGGTCCTCATCTCCTCTTGAACGAGTATGTGCTGC TGATGAAGCATTGGCAGCAAATCCCATTGATCACCTAGAATCTTTCAACTTATTGCCAG GTAGAGTTGACATACAACTGAATGTAGATATTCCAGAATATGTTGATCTAATTGAACCactgagtgaaaattgtgtatggAGGCAAGTTAGAGGGGCAGCAACTGAAATATGCGAGGCAGACAGCACAATTATGTCTTCAGAAAAG GTTGGTGTTGCTCAGCAATGGTATGATGAAATTGACCACCTTGCCTTTTCAACACCGGAAATAGAATCAACCATAGAAGAGGTAAGTGTGAGTCAAGGTGAAGAAATTCCAGAAGGGAAAATCGAGATCAGTTGCTCCATTAACACAAGTCCTGGAACAAGCGAG CATATTTGA
- the LOC138908883 gene encoding uncharacterized protein codes for MGLHQASALCPFLFALALDMLTRHIQGRGSWCMLFADDIVLIDETQGGVNAKLEVWRQTLESKGNEEIDEDVTYSIGADWMRWRLASGVLCDKNVPPRLKGKFYKVVVRPAIFYGDECWTVKKSHVKKMSVAEMRMLRWMRGHTRKDKIRKDKIGN; via the exons atggggttgcatcaggcaTCAGCCCTTTGCCCGTTTTTGTTTGCCCTAGCGTTGGATATGCTAACACGACACATACAAGGGAGGGggtcatggtgtatgttatttgctgacGACATAGTACTAATTGACGAGACACAAGGGGGTGTTAACGctaagttggaagtttggagaCAGACGTTGGAGtccaaag GCAACgaggagattgacgaggatgttactTACAGCATTGGAGCGGATTGGATGAGATGGAGGCTAGCTTCGGGGGTTTTAtgcgataagaatgtgccacctagacttaagggcaagttctacaaggtggtggttagaccggctaTATTTTATGGAGATGAGTGTTGGACCGTCAAGAAGTCCCATGTCAAGAAGATGAGcgtagctgaaatgaggatgttgagatggatgcgTGGACATACAAGGAAAGACAAGATCAGGAAAGACAAGATTGGGAATTGA
- the LOC104089449 gene encoding uncharacterized protein isoform X2 has protein sequence MAMALRVRRLKEVYRLLPLIFPGSRCKLLVKESNLLPPLLNYSCADINTKCGDRFHQDQRYSTTLSEAVPEEPVVQLDFPSFIKSAIDKPEGPSHCWLNGIPDKKILKDGIFLVLVTGFLDGSSITEANFVSMLEKVKFLQQRYPFLQIIGYQGIEKIPLCSSDICSHLLGRTLKENIAFPLLLSYKDVLEIASEACYVMFKGLKSPSIYYGKEAEMVILDKGGISVDESGNRLFLSDSNHHRVIVLDGNGMILDSIGSPPGHEDGEFEYAKLKRPAASFYHAAEDCLYLVDSENHAIRRADMGRRVVETLYPRSKTNKNSSIWSLILGKLWPRNDLNAQSEELQPDTLLFPWHMLNSPNGDLLILNRSCETLWIMDLASGVIREVVKGFSNILEICEPLILEKSTLLNQMPSDWLQQQGDANYSSKRIPYLELMSSVTTFQDQMLICDTVGQTVLKLNRDSGSISSFQISNLGILGFPYWSSSPLERVCAADEALAANPIDHLESFNLLPGRVDIQLNVDIPEYVDLIEPLSENCVWRQVRGAATEICEADSTIMSSEKVGVAQQWYDEIDHLAFSTPEIESTIEEVSVSQGEEIPEGKIEISCSINTSPGTSEVIVCAAAYLRLKKDTDVCSESRQRKAARIADLLNQGRTRVSRDVIVQFLLTSKRDLEEVIITRPIHVRLKFDCPNHPKADNSKDIILTDTSLNVNVALSNI, from the exons ATGGCTATGGCTCTTCGAGTTAGACGCCTGAAAGAAGTTTATAGGCTTCTCCCTCTCATTTTTCCTG GAAGCAGGTGTAAACTACTCGTAAAGGAGAGCAATTTGCTGCCGCCTCTTTTGAATTATTCATGTGCAGACATTAATACAAAGTGTGGAGACAGATTTCATCAGGATCAGAG GTATTCAACTACTTTATCAGAAGCAGTGCCAGAGGAGCCTGTTGTGCAACTCGATTTCCCCTCCTTCATTAAGTCTGCCATTGATAAACCTGAAG GCCCTTCTCATTGTTGGTTAAATGGAATTCCGGATAAGAAAATTTTGAAAGATGGCATCTTCCTAGTGCTCGTAACTGGATTCCTAGATGGTTCTTCAATCACTGAGGCAAACTTTGTTAGCATGCTTGAGAAAGTAAAGTTTCTCCAGCAGAG ATATCCTTTCCTTCAAATAATTGGTTACCAGGGTATCGAGAAGATCCCACTTTGCTCCAGTGATATATGCTCACATCTGCTTGGGAGAACCTTGAAGGAAAACATTGCTTTTCCTCTTCTGCTATCTTACAAGGATGTTCTGGAG ATAGCTAGTGAGGCCTGCTATGTGATGTTTAAAGGTTTGAAGAGTCCTTCAATCTATTATGGGAAGGAAGCAGAAATGGTGATTCTAGACAAAG GTGGTATTTCAGTTGATGAGAGTGGCAATCGCCTTTTCCTTTCTGACTCCAATCACCATAGAGTTATTGTACTAGATGGCAATGGAATGATTTTAGACTCT ATTGGTTCTCCTCCTGGTCATGAAGATGGAGAATTTGAATATGCGAAGTTAAAGCGTCCGGCAGCTTCTTTTTATCATGCCGCTGAGGACTGCCTATATCTTGTGGACTCGGAG AATCATGCTATTAGGAGAGCTGATATGGGGAGGAGGGTTGTGGAGACTTTGTACCCAAGAagcaaaacaaataaaaatagTAGCATTTGGAGCTTGATATTGGGGAAGCTTTGGCCTAGAAACGATCTAAATGCACAGTCTGAAGAATTGCAGCCGGACACATTGCTGTTTCCGTGGCACATGCTGAATTCTCCAAATGGCGATCTCCTCATTTTAAACCGCAG CTGCGAGACATTGTGGATCATGGATTTAGCCTCTGGCGTTATCAGAGAGGTTGTTAAAG GATTTTCAAATATTTTGGAGATCTGTGAGCCATTGATCCTGGAGAAGTCTACGCTTTTGAATCAAATGCCTAGTGATTGGTTGCAGCAGCAAGGAGATGCAAATTACTCATCAAAGAGAATTCCATATCTTGAGCTTATGTCTTCTGTCACAACTTTTCAGGATCAGATGCTCATCTGTGATACAG TTGGTCAGACTGTATTAAAACTCAATAGAGACTCGGGTTCTATATCAAGCTTCCAGATCTCTAATTTGGGGATCCTTGGGTTTCCTTACTGGTCCTCATCTCCTCTTGAACGAGTATGTGCTGC TGATGAAGCATTGGCAGCAAATCCCATTGATCACCTAGAATCTTTCAACTTATTGCCAG GTAGAGTTGACATACAACTGAATGTAGATATTCCAGAATATGTTGATCTAATTGAACCactgagtgaaaattgtgtatggAGGCAAGTTAGAGGGGCAGCAACTGAAATATGCGAGGCAGACAGCACAATTATGTCTTCAGAAAAG GTTGGTGTTGCTCAGCAATGGTATGATGAAATTGACCACCTTGCCTTTTCAACACCGGAAATAGAATCAACCATAGAAGAGGTAAGTGTGAGTCAAGGTGAAGAAATTCCAGAAGGGAAAATCGAGATCAGTTGCTCCATTAACACAAGTCCTGGAACAAGCGAG GTTATCGTTTGTGCTGCAGCATATTTGAGACTGAAAAAGGATACAGATGTCTGTAGTGAAAGTAGACAGAGGAAAGCAGCCCGGATAGCAGATCTGTTGAATCAGGGGAGGACAAGGGTAAGCAGAGATGTTATAGTCCAGTTCTTGCTGACATCAAAAAGAGATCTAGAAGAAGTCATCATAACGAGACCTATACATGTGAGACTCAAGTTTGATTGTCCAAACCACCCAAAAGCAgacaattccaaagatataattTTGACGGACACCTCTTTAAATGTGAATGTTGCTCTGAGTAACATCTAA
- the LOC104089449 gene encoding uncharacterized protein isoform X1, whose product MAMALRVRRLKEVYRLLPLIFPGSRCKLLVKESNLLPPLLNYSCADINTKCGDRFHQDQRYSTTLSEAVPEEPVVQLDFPSFIKSAIDKPEGPSHCWLNGIPDKKILKDGIFLVLVTGFLDGSSITEANFVSMLEKVKFLQQRYPFLQIIGYQGIEKIPLCSSDICSHLLGRTLKENIAFPLLLSYKDVLEIASEACYVMFKGLKSPSIYYGKEAEMVILDKAIKDFRAQESAAPKILTSTWVKPTDEFKAPPLCFPLRNLFLYFPGGISVDESGNRLFLSDSNHHRVIVLDGNGMILDSIGSPPGHEDGEFEYAKLKRPAASFYHAAEDCLYLVDSENHAIRRADMGRRVVETLYPRSKTNKNSSIWSLILGKLWPRNDLNAQSEELQPDTLLFPWHMLNSPNGDLLILNRSCETLWIMDLASGVIREVVKGFSNILEICEPLILEKSTLLNQMPSDWLQQQGDANYSSKRIPYLELMSSVTTFQDQMLICDTVGQTVLKLNRDSGSISSFQISNLGILGFPYWSSSPLERVCAADEALAANPIDHLESFNLLPGRVDIQLNVDIPEYVDLIEPLSENCVWRQVRGAATEICEADSTIMSSEKVGVAQQWYDEIDHLAFSTPEIESTIEEVSVSQGEEIPEGKIEISCSINTSPGTSEVIVCAAAYLRLKKDTDVCSESRQRKAARIADLLNQGRTRVSRDVIVQFLLTSKRDLEEVIITRPIHVRLKFDCPNHPKADNSKDIILTDTSLNVNVALSNI is encoded by the exons ATGGCTATGGCTCTTCGAGTTAGACGCCTGAAAGAAGTTTATAGGCTTCTCCCTCTCATTTTTCCTG GAAGCAGGTGTAAACTACTCGTAAAGGAGAGCAATTTGCTGCCGCCTCTTTTGAATTATTCATGTGCAGACATTAATACAAAGTGTGGAGACAGATTTCATCAGGATCAGAG GTATTCAACTACTTTATCAGAAGCAGTGCCAGAGGAGCCTGTTGTGCAACTCGATTTCCCCTCCTTCATTAAGTCTGCCATTGATAAACCTGAAG GCCCTTCTCATTGTTGGTTAAATGGAATTCCGGATAAGAAAATTTTGAAAGATGGCATCTTCCTAGTGCTCGTAACTGGATTCCTAGATGGTTCTTCAATCACTGAGGCAAACTTTGTTAGCATGCTTGAGAAAGTAAAGTTTCTCCAGCAGAG ATATCCTTTCCTTCAAATAATTGGTTACCAGGGTATCGAGAAGATCCCACTTTGCTCCAGTGATATATGCTCACATCTGCTTGGGAGAACCTTGAAGGAAAACATTGCTTTTCCTCTTCTGCTATCTTACAAGGATGTTCTGGAG ATAGCTAGTGAGGCCTGCTATGTGATGTTTAAAGGTTTGAAGAGTCCTTCAATCTATTATGGGAAGGAAGCAGAAATGGTGATTCTAGACAAAG CAATCAAGGATTTCAGAGCGCAAGAGAGTGCGGCCCCTAAGATCCTGACAAGCACATGGGTAAAGCCAACTGATGAATTCAAGGCACCACCTCTCTGTTTCCCCTTGCGAAACCTGTTTCTTTACTTTCCAG GTGGTATTTCAGTTGATGAGAGTGGCAATCGCCTTTTCCTTTCTGACTCCAATCACCATAGAGTTATTGTACTAGATGGCAATGGAATGATTTTAGACTCT ATTGGTTCTCCTCCTGGTCATGAAGATGGAGAATTTGAATATGCGAAGTTAAAGCGTCCGGCAGCTTCTTTTTATCATGCCGCTGAGGACTGCCTATATCTTGTGGACTCGGAG AATCATGCTATTAGGAGAGCTGATATGGGGAGGAGGGTTGTGGAGACTTTGTACCCAAGAagcaaaacaaataaaaatagTAGCATTTGGAGCTTGATATTGGGGAAGCTTTGGCCTAGAAACGATCTAAATGCACAGTCTGAAGAATTGCAGCCGGACACATTGCTGTTTCCGTGGCACATGCTGAATTCTCCAAATGGCGATCTCCTCATTTTAAACCGCAG CTGCGAGACATTGTGGATCATGGATTTAGCCTCTGGCGTTATCAGAGAGGTTGTTAAAG GATTTTCAAATATTTTGGAGATCTGTGAGCCATTGATCCTGGAGAAGTCTACGCTTTTGAATCAAATGCCTAGTGATTGGTTGCAGCAGCAAGGAGATGCAAATTACTCATCAAAGAGAATTCCATATCTTGAGCTTATGTCTTCTGTCACAACTTTTCAGGATCAGATGCTCATCTGTGATACAG TTGGTCAGACTGTATTAAAACTCAATAGAGACTCGGGTTCTATATCAAGCTTCCAGATCTCTAATTTGGGGATCCTTGGGTTTCCTTACTGGTCCTCATCTCCTCTTGAACGAGTATGTGCTGC TGATGAAGCATTGGCAGCAAATCCCATTGATCACCTAGAATCTTTCAACTTATTGCCAG GTAGAGTTGACATACAACTGAATGTAGATATTCCAGAATATGTTGATCTAATTGAACCactgagtgaaaattgtgtatggAGGCAAGTTAGAGGGGCAGCAACTGAAATATGCGAGGCAGACAGCACAATTATGTCTTCAGAAAAG GTTGGTGTTGCTCAGCAATGGTATGATGAAATTGACCACCTTGCCTTTTCAACACCGGAAATAGAATCAACCATAGAAGAGGTAAGTGTGAGTCAAGGTGAAGAAATTCCAGAAGGGAAAATCGAGATCAGTTGCTCCATTAACACAAGTCCTGGAACAAGCGAG GTTATCGTTTGTGCTGCAGCATATTTGAGACTGAAAAAGGATACAGATGTCTGTAGTGAAAGTAGACAGAGGAAAGCAGCCCGGATAGCAGATCTGTTGAATCAGGGGAGGACAAGGGTAAGCAGAGATGTTATAGTCCAGTTCTTGCTGACATCAAAAAGAGATCTAGAAGAAGTCATCATAACGAGACCTATACATGTGAGACTCAAGTTTGATTGTCCAAACCACCCAAAAGCAgacaattccaaagatataattTTGACGGACACCTCTTTAAATGTGAATGTTGCTCTGAGTAACATCTAA
- the LOC104089449 gene encoding uncharacterized protein isoform X4 — MEINLELPPKVICFSWTALYVACLAQDNLQRRNIHIVNGCYMCHQNIETNSHLLLHCAVATDIWNMFFSVFGLSWVMPERIKDAFICWSSWKVAIKDFRAQESAAPKILTSTWVKPTDEFKAPPLCFPLRNLFLYFPGGISVDESGNRLFLSDSNHHRVIVLDGNGMILDSIGSPPGHEDGEFEYAKLKRPAASFYHAAEDCLYLVDSENHAIRRADMGRRVVETLYPRSKTNKNSSIWSLILGKLWPRNDLNAQSEELQPDTLLFPWHMLNSPNGDLLILNRSCETLWIMDLASGVIREVVKGFSNILEICEPLILEKSTLLNQMPSDWLQQQGDANYSSKRIPYLELMSSVTTFQDQMLICDTVGQTVLKLNRDSGSISSFQISNLGILGFPYWSSSPLERVCAADEALAANPIDHLESFNLLPGRVDIQLNVDIPEYVDLIEPLSENCVWRQVRGAATEICEADSTIMSSEKVGVAQQWYDEIDHLAFSTPEIESTIEEVSVSQGEEIPEGKIEISCSINTSPGTSEVIVCAAAYLRLKKDTDVCSESRQRKAARIADLLNQGRTRVSRDVIVQFLLTSKRDLEEVIITRPIHVRLKFDCPNHPKADNSKDIILTDTSLNVNVALSNI, encoded by the exons ATGGAAATTAATCTGGAATTACCCCCTAAGGTGATTTGTTTTAGCTGGACAGCACTCTACGTAGCATGTTTGGCTCAAGACAATCTCCAGAGGAGGAACATACATATTGTCAACGGATGCTATATGTGCCATCAGAACATAGAAACCAACAGTCATCTTTTGTTACATTGTGCAGTTGCTACAGATATCTGGAACATGTTCTTTTCAGTTTTTGGACTCAGTTGGGTCATGCCTGAGAGGATTAAGGATGCCTTCATATGCTGGAGTTCTTGGAAAGTTG CAATCAAGGATTTCAGAGCGCAAGAGAGTGCGGCCCCTAAGATCCTGACAAGCACATGGGTAAAGCCAACTGATGAATTCAAGGCACCACCTCTCTGTTTCCCCTTGCGAAACCTGTTTCTTTACTTTCCAG GTGGTATTTCAGTTGATGAGAGTGGCAATCGCCTTTTCCTTTCTGACTCCAATCACCATAGAGTTATTGTACTAGATGGCAATGGAATGATTTTAGACTCT ATTGGTTCTCCTCCTGGTCATGAAGATGGAGAATTTGAATATGCGAAGTTAAAGCGTCCGGCAGCTTCTTTTTATCATGCCGCTGAGGACTGCCTATATCTTGTGGACTCGGAG AATCATGCTATTAGGAGAGCTGATATGGGGAGGAGGGTTGTGGAGACTTTGTACCCAAGAagcaaaacaaataaaaatagTAGCATTTGGAGCTTGATATTGGGGAAGCTTTGGCCTAGAAACGATCTAAATGCACAGTCTGAAGAATTGCAGCCGGACACATTGCTGTTTCCGTGGCACATGCTGAATTCTCCAAATGGCGATCTCCTCATTTTAAACCGCAG CTGCGAGACATTGTGGATCATGGATTTAGCCTCTGGCGTTATCAGAGAGGTTGTTAAAG GATTTTCAAATATTTTGGAGATCTGTGAGCCATTGATCCTGGAGAAGTCTACGCTTTTGAATCAAATGCCTAGTGATTGGTTGCAGCAGCAAGGAGATGCAAATTACTCATCAAAGAGAATTCCATATCTTGAGCTTATGTCTTCTGTCACAACTTTTCAGGATCAGATGCTCATCTGTGATACAG TTGGTCAGACTGTATTAAAACTCAATAGAGACTCGGGTTCTATATCAAGCTTCCAGATCTCTAATTTGGGGATCCTTGGGTTTCCTTACTGGTCCTCATCTCCTCTTGAACGAGTATGTGCTGC TGATGAAGCATTGGCAGCAAATCCCATTGATCACCTAGAATCTTTCAACTTATTGCCAG GTAGAGTTGACATACAACTGAATGTAGATATTCCAGAATATGTTGATCTAATTGAACCactgagtgaaaattgtgtatggAGGCAAGTTAGAGGGGCAGCAACTGAAATATGCGAGGCAGACAGCACAATTATGTCTTCAGAAAAG GTTGGTGTTGCTCAGCAATGGTATGATGAAATTGACCACCTTGCCTTTTCAACACCGGAAATAGAATCAACCATAGAAGAGGTAAGTGTGAGTCAAGGTGAAGAAATTCCAGAAGGGAAAATCGAGATCAGTTGCTCCATTAACACAAGTCCTGGAACAAGCGAG GTTATCGTTTGTGCTGCAGCATATTTGAGACTGAAAAAGGATACAGATGTCTGTAGTGAAAGTAGACAGAGGAAAGCAGCCCGGATAGCAGATCTGTTGAATCAGGGGAGGACAAGGGTAAGCAGAGATGTTATAGTCCAGTTCTTGCTGACATCAAAAAGAGATCTAGAAGAAGTCATCATAACGAGACCTATACATGTGAGACTCAAGTTTGATTGTCCAAACCACCCAAAAGCAgacaattccaaagatataattTTGACGGACACCTCTTTAAATGTGAATGTTGCTCTGAGTAACATCTAA
- the LOC117275026 gene encoding uncharacterized protein, which yields MATPPNFEEGQSTYRPPRFNGQYYGWWKTRMHDFIMAEDSELWDVICDGPYVLTKKEEEPTIMVPKNRKEYNDAGRKVVEKNFRAKNILVCGIGPDEYNRISACQFAKEIWEALQTTHEGTTQVKQSKINMLTTKYELFRMKDDESIQDMYTRFTSIINELHYFGEIIPRNKLVRKVLSVLPSSWESKVNVITEARICRH from the coding sequence ATGGCTACTCCACCAAACTTTGAGGAAGGACAATCAACTTACAGGCCCCCAAGATTCAACGGTcaatactatggatggtggaagactCGAATGCATGACTTTATAATGGCAGAAGACTCCGAATTATGGGATGTTATTTGTGATGGTCCATATGTCCTAACAAAGAAGGAAGAAGAACCTACTATAATGGTGCCGAAAAACAGGAAGGAGTACAATGACGCTGGCAGGAAAGTTGTAGAGAAGAACTTTCGTGCCAAAAATATTTTGGTGTGTGGTATAGGACctgatgaatataacaggattTCAGCCTGTCAATTTGCCAAGGAGATATGGGAAGCTTTACAAACGACACATGAAGGAACTACTCAAGTAAAGCAGTCCAAGATCAATATGCTCACCACTAAGTATGAGCTCTTTAGAATGAAGGATGATGAATCCATTCAAGACATGTATACTCGATTCACTTCCATTATAAATGAGCTACACTATTTTGGAGAAATCATTCCTAGGAACAAGCTCGTGAGGAAAGTTCTTAGCGTTTTACCTAGCTCCTGGGAAAGTAAGGTGAATGTTATCACTGAAGCCAGGATCTGCAGACATTGA
- the LOC138908882 gene encoding uncharacterized protein, which translates to MKAQNVNGYKLWYSRAVGGKNVIGILVDRDLRELVVDVRKVNDRMLIIKLVVNGFTFNVISAYMPQAGLSEEVKRCFWEDLNEVVGGIPQSEKIFIGGDFNGHVGETTRGYDEVHGRFSFGVRNEGGTSLLEFAKVFDLVLANTGFKKREEHLVTFQSRVAKTHINYLLLRRGDKGLCTNLKVIPSECLSTQHRIFLMDLEVKGARKKIVVYDQPKIRWGALTKGNARELGEKLLALGAWRSSGDASSMWTTTANCIREASMEVLRGSKGYLGGHKGDWGIKLLSHTMKVWERVLDKRARAGVSISENQFGFMPRWSTTEAIHLVRRLMEYYMERKNDLHMVFIDLERACDKVPMEVLWR; encoded by the exons ATGAAGGCTCAGAATGTTAATGGGTATAAGCTTTGGTACTCGAGGGCTGTTGGAGGCAAGAATGTGATAGGTATTTTAGTTGATAGGGATCTCAGGGAGTTAGTGGTAGATGTCAGGAAGGTGAATGATAGGATGTTGATTATTAAGTTAGTGGTTAATGGGTTCACTTTTAACGTGATTAGTGCTTACATGCCTCAAGCGGGACTGAGCGAGGAGGTCAAAAGGTGCTTCTGGGAGGATTTGAACGAGGTGGTGGGTGGTATCCCACAGTCCGAGAAGATTTTCATAGGGGGTGACTTTAATGGTCATGTTGGGGAGACGACTAGGGGTTATGACGAGGTGCATGGCAGGTTCAGTTTCGGGGTTAGGAACGAGGGCGGTACTTCATTGTTGGAGTTTGCTAAAGTTTTTGACTTGGTGCTAGCTAACACGGGTTTTAAGAAGAGGGAGGAACACTTGGTCACTTTCCAGAGTAGGGTTGCCAAGACTCATATTAATTATCTTCTACTCAGGAGAGGTGATAAGGGCCTTTGTACGAATCTCAAGGTTATCCCGAGTGAGTGTCTGTCGACGCAGCATAGGATCTTCCTAATGGACTTGGAGGTCAAGGGAGCAAGGAAGAAGATAGTGGTGTACGACCAACCTAagatcaggtggggagccttgactAAGGGAAATGCTCGGGAGTTGGGGGAGAAACTGTTGGCTTTgggggcttggaggagtagtggggacgcgAGTAGTATGTGGACCACGACAGCAAACTGCATTAGGGAAGCTTCTATGGAGGTCTTAAGGGGCTCGAAGGGTTACTTGGGTGGCCACAAAGGGGACTG GGGAATCAAGCTGTTGAGTCACACTATGAAGGTTTGGGAAAGGGTGTTGGATAAGAGAGCGAGGGCAGGTGTATCTATCTCTGAGAACCAGTTCGGATTTATGCCAAGATGGTCAACTACAGAAGCCATTCACCTTGTGAGACGATTGATGGAGTACTATATGGAGAGAAAAAATGACCTGcacatggtgttcattgaccttgAGAGGGCTTGTGACAAAGTCCCAATGGAGGTTCTATGGAGATAA